Within the Piliocolobus tephrosceles isolate RC106 chromosome 15, ASM277652v3, whole genome shotgun sequence genome, the region GTAGGAAACTGTGTATTCAGGGAAGTAAaggaagataaaattttaaaggaaaagtgaGAAGGTTTAAATGATTGTTTTGTGATAATTAACATTGATTGTTGGTTACAATGATCAGTAACAAGGGTGGGGCCAGTCTGAAGTTGGCAGGCCATTGCTGGGCAGATGTTcttgcagaagtttttttttttttccgtgtgtgtgtgtgtgtgagagagagagagagatggagttttgctcttgttgccaggctggagtgcagtggtgcaatctcagtttgCTGCAACCTATGccccaccaggttcaagtgattctcctgcctcagcatcccaagtggcactgggattacaggtgcccaccaccacacccagctaatttttgtatttttggtagacacaggatttcaccatgttggccaggctggtctcgaactcttgacctcaggtgatccatccgctttggcctcccaaagagctgggattacaggcatgagccactatgcccagcctgcaGAAGTATTTTTTTGCACAAGGTTGTGGTATTTGTAGAGTCTTTTGTGATAGTTCTGGTTATTATGCAGAGCTAATAAAGGTAAATTATATTCACAACTTTCTCTTATAATCTTTCTCTtcatacaaaagtaaaaaaaaagcaacaataacTTGGATAGTACTAGGGAAATAAAATCCCAGTAGCGGATTCTCGGTCTCTGCCTATGATCTTTCACTCAAAATAATTACAGGCCATGTACCCATATTTTTATGGGTTATCTAATTTGCATGTCAcctaaagtaattttaaaatttcaagccTACTAAATTGAAAGATCAATGGTATTGAAAGGTATCAGAATATGCCACCCTAAATATGACACTTTGGCGtattgattattttgagctgaaggcagtTGAGATACAGCAAACAGTAAACTCTCTGCCCTCCCTTTTACTGCCTAAAAGTGGGGCATAAATGTCCCCCATCTCTTGTACCAGATTGAGGGGAGCAGCCCTTATCACTGAAGATAAGACAGCTAGCACTGAGATAAGTCTGCATAAACAAACCTTACTAAAATAACCCTTATCTTCCACTAGTCTCCCCCATATATTTCCTAGTCACTTTCCCACATTTATTGGccctagaagcccaaacctcttttcctttgtctcatCATTTCTCCGTAATTTATTGCCCTTGGCTAAAATGGTATATAAACCTTgagtcttaatttcttctttgggtTTTCACTTCTTCTCTGTGAAGACCCTgtgcacataaaaatattaacatcaataacatttgtataccttttctcctgttaactCGTATTTTGTCAGTTTAATTTACAGATCTCAGTTACTAAACCTAAGGAGGTAGAGGAaagttttttttctcccctacacTATATTCCCTTTATTTCATCATTACCAAGTAAAACATTCATTTCTCACCCCCTTTCTAACAACAAAATTGACCTCTACAACCTTCTTTTTGCTTACATTTCTAGTGAGTACAAATATTTCTGTTTAAGGAAGGAGGCTCAggatgaagagaaagagagatcttCTCTGTTTTTCGACCTTTGGGTGAGAGTGCTTTCTGTATCATTGAAAGCATTTGAATAATCTAATTTGATAAAGCACTAGAAACATTTATTAGACTCCCAATCTTGCTTTTCTATGCAATAAAAGAGATTCCTGTGAATATTTATAACTGTTTCTAACTTGTTTCTTGCTTATATTAATCTGCCCTTGAAAGCAAAATTTAAACAAAGAGAACTTGTAAAATTGCAGAGACTTTAGAAAATGGTGCTATATCCCATGAAAATAACCTTCAAAGAGAAACATGTAATTctgattagttttcttttttcttttttttttttaaagtaaaatacaacaaaatgttTAATGAGCAAATTCATCTTAGCAAATATGAAACTGCCACAGAGAGTGGGAGAGGGGCAGGGGCCACAGGGCTGGGCGCAGGTCGGGGGAGACTAAAGAGGAAAAATCAACTACGTAAGAAACCCAGGAGGGGACCAGAGCGGTCCAGATGCCGAAGGAACAGAGCTGTGGTCCTGAGAAGGGAGAGGGCAGGGCACTGAGGGCCGgacaacaaaattcaaaatagttTGGCCATAAAATATAAACACGCTATGTTCTTAccgtggggaaggggaggagaaagggggTCTAAGGGAGAAGGAGAGGCTGTTTTGGGAGGGGCTGTGGTCCTACCCCGCCCTGCTGTGCACTCTGTCCCCATCCCAACCccttccctctgtgtctgtgtgggtgCGTGTTGTCTGTGTGGGCTGTGTGCGCAATTCCCCAGTCCCCTCCCTGCCCTAACCCCCcaacccccgccccccacccttAATTGCTGCCATTCCAGTTGCTGCCGGCTGTCGTGTGTCTGCGGCTGTCACTCCTCTGCCCATCGTCTTCAGAGGGGGATAAGGGGGGGGGCGGGAGTGGGGAGAAGCCCCCagccagccctgcccccaccctcccccagccGCCTCTACCAGAAGTCCCGGCGGTGATAAGACGGGTCACAGTATTTTGTGACAACCACCCTGTTGGCGAACTTGCGGCCCGTCAGGCCCTGCATGGCTTTCTGGCAGTCAAACACAGAGGTGAACTCTACAAAGATCTTTCCGCAGCCGGGCACCTCGACACCGTCCACAGGCCGGGGGATCTGGATGGACTTGACAAGCCCGTACTTGCTGCACTCGTCCCGCACATCCTCCACGATCTCCTCACACTCTTtataatatattgaaaaagaaataacctcacacagaaaccagaaggaagctttctgtgaaactgctctgtgtcacatgaattccacacacacagttaagattctcttttcattgagctgtatcataacactgtttttgtttagtctgcgaagggatactccagagggctttgaggcttactccTCGTCGTCCAGCAGCTCCTCCGGCAGCACCATGTTCATGAGGCACAGGACCTCAGTCGGGTGGCCGCCCATCTGCACCTGGGAGCTTATCAGGCCGGGCACTTGCAGGGTCACCGGCGTCTGATTGATGGTGCTCAGCGTGGCATTCTTGGCTCCCACACTCGCCCTCTGGACCAGCAGCTTCTCATCCCCCAGCTGCATGCCTTTCAGCCCCGCAATGGCCTGATCCGTGACGCTGATGTCCAAGTACTCACAGAAGGCGTAGCCCTTGAAGAGCCCCGAGGCACTGTCCTTGACCAGGTTGAAGGCCTTGAGGGGCCCAAAGGATGTCAGCAGCTGTTTGACCTGGTCATAGTTCAGGTAGTTGAGTAAGCCCCCGATGAACAGCTTGTGGGCAGAGTCAGGGACCACAGTGGACACAACCCCAGGCACATAGACGGAGGGGTTCTCTGACATGCCAGGAAGCGGCTGGTAGTCACGAGGCCTGCGGATCTTTAGTGACTGGCCCTGGAAGATGATGCCATCAAAGGCCATGGCCTGGGTAGTCTCGTCCACTGAGCGGAACTCCAAAAAGGCAAAATGCTTGTCCTGGTTAATCTGCACAGCCAACACCGGGTTGCCAGGGGCCTGGGTCAGCCCCCCCAGGCGCATCTGGGCGTTGAAGAAATCCATCATGGCCTTCTCAGTGATGCCAAAGGGGATGTTGCCCACGTAGAGGCACCGGGCTTGTCTAGTCATCTGGCTCCCGACCACGGGCACCGGCGCTGGGGTCACAGCCAGACCGTCAGGGGTCATGGTGGGGAGAAAAGCAGTGGCTGGAATCTGACCCGCAGCTCGCATGGCCTTGTACTGCATTGGGGTGATGTGCTCAAAGCCCGGAGGTGGCACGTCCCAGTATTTACGGACCTTCTTCTTCTCATGGCGGGGGGAACGAATCAGTCCACCGTGCTCCTCTATAGCGCCTCTGGTCAAAGGTTTGCTTCGTCGCCGCCTGTCCCGGGAGGCGCTCCGCTGGTCCCGGTTGCGCCGGTCACGGCTCCAGCTCCGGCGTTTGCGGTCCCGGCTTCGAGAGCGGCTGTGGCTGCGCTTCCTATGCCGGTTTTCCTTGTCCCGCTCTTGTTTATTCTCGTTGAGCTGCCGCTCGAACTCGTCGAAGTCCGACATGCTGAGGCGGCCGCGTAGAGCCCTGTGCGGCTCTTGCCTCGCCTTGCCGCCCGCTCCGGCCGCTTCGGCTACTTCCGCCGCTGGCTTCGGCTACTTCTGGCCCTGATTAGttttcttacttgtttttttttttgttgttgttctgataATAATGTTGAAATTGACATCTCCatattcctaaaaagaaaaaatacatttatgagaTGTTTTTCTTAAATCAGTTAACCTTTTCCCCCTCTGGTGTGAATGGAGCGGGGAGTTGTCTGACTGCTAGACttcaccatttaaaaatgattaataatcttatttaaataaac harbors:
- the LOC111545402 gene encoding splicing factor U2AF 65 kDa subunit-like translates to MSDFDEFERQLNENKQERDKENRHRKRSHSRSRSRDRKRRSWSRDRRNRDQRSASRDRRRRSKPLTRGAIEEHGGLIRSPRHEKKKVRKYWDVPPPGFEHITPMQYKAMRAAGQIPATAFLPTMTPDGLAVTPAPVPVVGSQMTRQARCLYVGNIPFGITEKAMMDFFNAQMRLGGLTQAPGNPVLAVQINQDKHFAFLEFRSVDETTQAMAFDGIIFQGQSLKIRRPRDYQPLPGMSENPSVYVPGVVSTVVPDSAHKLFIGGLLNYLNYDQVKQLLTSFGPLKAFNLVKDSASGLFKGYAFCEYLDISVTDQAIAGLKGMQLGDEKLLVQRASVGAKNATLSTINQTPVTLQVPGLISSQVQMGGHPTEVLCLMNMVLPEELLDDEEYEEIVEDVRDECSKYGLVKSIQIPRPVDGVEVPGCGKIFVEFTSVFDCQKAMQGLTGRKFANRVVVTKYCDPSYHRRDFW